The Sulfuricystis multivorans genome has a window encoding:
- a CDS encoding replication initiation protein encodes MVRAPKKLPAIIDEGHVVRKNNDEIGYRIKSGSLSLLSRKFLNILIWHAQDLKDQEDDHGRWKLPVSKLIRNANFNSRDYSLLRNALDELQETRVIRPARGGGVTCEVLIPSFTLDNVEHSGNEQLKPGQKKRGGELWLWYMLPPELKSQLLDPNQYTRLPIAIMAALRSVPALALYEICRRYVTNPGGVTNRDDWQNWWRILTGATLDAEPPEYKYAKRDVFKRGIDEINSVTDIEVDLLEYKVGKFVKQIQFSVRAKKQGNLDMGPPPVDTGILSKLTEIGLTLPEAERLASKHSEKDLLATLDLVRERAANSSLPALASPAAFFKAALRDCYVATKKTKPKQVVATVKQGAEAEDPARKAAREAAIAEFNALPGEKQRELLDAFAATLKGPPLKAFQKSGLDHPLTGNAFVGWMLNNRRS; translated from the coding sequence ATGGTGAGAGCACCGAAGAAGTTGCCGGCAATCATTGACGAGGGGCACGTCGTTCGCAAGAACAATGACGAGATTGGCTATCGCATCAAGTCAGGCAGCTTGTCTCTTCTGTCGCGCAAGTTTCTCAATATCCTGATCTGGCACGCTCAAGATCTCAAGGATCAAGAAGATGATCACGGACGCTGGAAGCTGCCGGTGTCGAAGTTGATTCGTAATGCGAATTTCAATAGCCGCGATTACTCCCTCTTGAGAAATGCTCTTGATGAGCTGCAAGAAACGCGGGTTATCCGGCCAGCGAGAGGCGGTGGTGTTACTTGTGAAGTCCTGATCCCATCTTTTACCCTGGATAATGTCGAGCATTCCGGCAACGAGCAGCTTAAGCCGGGGCAAAAGAAGCGAGGCGGGGAACTTTGGCTTTGGTATATGTTGCCGCCAGAGCTCAAGAGCCAACTGCTCGATCCTAATCAATACACACGGCTACCGATCGCAATTATGGCGGCGTTGAGATCCGTCCCGGCCTTAGCGCTTTACGAGATTTGTCGACGGTATGTTACCAACCCTGGGGGTGTAACCAACCGGGACGACTGGCAGAACTGGTGGCGCATTCTCACTGGAGCAACGTTAGATGCTGAGCCACCGGAGTACAAGTACGCGAAGCGCGATGTATTCAAGCGCGGGATCGATGAGATCAATAGTGTGACCGACATCGAGGTCGACCTGCTCGAATACAAGGTTGGTAAGTTCGTTAAGCAGATCCAGTTTTCCGTTCGAGCAAAAAAGCAAGGAAACCTGGACATGGGGCCGCCGCCTGTGGACACGGGAATACTGTCCAAGCTTACTGAAATCGGCTTGACGCTCCCAGAGGCCGAGCGCCTGGCATCAAAGCACTCAGAGAAAGACTTGCTGGCAACGCTTGACCTGGTAAGAGAGCGGGCGGCGAACTCATCACTGCCGGCGCTAGCTTCTCCCGCAGCTTTCTTCAAGGCAGCACTGCGTGACTGTTATGTGGCTACAAAGAAAACTAAGCCTAAACAAGTTGTAGCAACTGTTAAACAAGGTGCCGAAGCCGAAGATCCAGCCCGCAAAGCCGCTCGAGAAGCCGCTATCGCTGAATTTAATGCACTTCCAGGCGAAAAGCAGCGGGAACTGCTCGATGCCTTTGCCGCCACGCTCAAAGGGCCGCCCCTTAAGGCATTCCAAAAGTCAGGACTGGATCATCCACTCACTGGAAATGCATTCGTAGGATGGATGCTCAATAATCGTCGGTCATGA
- a CDS encoding AAA family ATPase, whose product MPVTPILPDIDRSVSIEQISEISDRLTTMMAELREQMLAPRPRKKSPVFGSGQVALLCGIDRSRLNYLVGKEDIGLPPGVLHGNGRSRSFTLDEAQVWIRKLSGFPARPAGTPGQILITANFKGGSTKTTTAMSLAQGLTLRGRKVLVVDLDPQASLTELCGLYAERDVEEEDTVMPYIYHDQKDLRYAVKPTYWANLDVIPANPSLFSAEFVIPSYIINDPKLRFWEILANGLASLRHEYDYIVIDTAPSLSYLTINALMASNAMIMPLVPESLDFISSVQFWKLFSDLTQTFMKLDPGKRFDFISVLLSKVDYGTTSSSRVVRAWAQRAYGDWLLPVEIPASSVVGSEALEFATVYDIDSWEGSKKTLSRIKDPFDAFVKIIDERTAQKWSRS is encoded by the coding sequence ATGCCGGTAACCCCAATTCTTCCAGACATTGATCGCTCGGTCAGCATCGAACAGATCAGCGAAATCTCGGATCGCCTAACAACCATGATGGCCGAGCTGCGCGAACAAATGTTGGCTCCTCGACCACGCAAGAAGTCACCAGTCTTTGGTTCTGGTCAGGTTGCTTTACTCTGCGGGATTGATCGCAGCCGTTTGAATTACCTGGTTGGGAAAGAAGACATCGGGCTTCCGCCTGGCGTGCTGCACGGTAACGGCCGCAGTCGGAGTTTTACGCTTGATGAAGCCCAGGTTTGGATCAGAAAGCTGTCAGGATTCCCCGCACGTCCAGCCGGCACTCCTGGTCAAATTCTTATCACCGCGAATTTCAAGGGTGGCAGCACAAAAACAACAACAGCCATGAGCCTTGCTCAAGGGCTGACGCTTCGTGGCCGCAAAGTCCTCGTTGTTGATCTTGATCCTCAGGCATCTTTGACCGAGCTCTGTGGCCTCTACGCCGAACGAGATGTCGAAGAAGAGGACACCGTGATGCCCTACATCTACCACGACCAGAAAGATCTTCGGTACGCTGTAAAGCCGACATACTGGGCAAACCTCGACGTGATTCCGGCCAATCCGTCGTTATTCAGTGCCGAATTTGTCATCCCGTCCTACATCATCAATGATCCCAAACTGCGCTTTTGGGAAATCCTCGCTAACGGCCTAGCGTCGCTGCGTCATGAATACGATTACATCGTGATTGATACCGCGCCGTCATTGTCGTACCTAACAATTAACGCCCTGATGGCGTCTAACGCGATGATCATGCCACTGGTGCCTGAGAGCCTTGACTTCATTTCGAGCGTCCAGTTCTGGAAGCTGTTCTCCGACTTGACGCAGACCTTTATGAAGCTGGATCCGGGGAAACGGTTCGACTTTATTTCGGTATTACTCTCAAAAGTCGATTACGGCACCACCTCGTCTTCGCGGGTGGTTAGGGCCTGGGCGCAGCGCGCATATGGTGACTGGTTACTGCCGGTCGAGATTCCAGCATCTAGTGTCGTTGGGTCTGAGGCCCTTGAGTTTGCCACGGTCTATGACATCGACTCCTGGGAGGGCAGCAAGAAAACGCTGTCTCGCATCAAGGACCCCTTCGATGCTTTTGTGAAGATCATCGATGAACGCACAGCTCAGAAATGGAGTCGCTCATGA
- a CDS encoding ParB/RepB/Spo0J family partition protein, producing the protein MSSRIEKMLAKTQGIRAAKDIPEAEVVRSAAPKTAVGTMAAWRASQARIEELEKQLAAGKIEAMLPVAAIFPNPWQPRRVFDEAEIQKLAGSIAEIGLIQPVIVRCVGNTNTNVDSQKGVGNTNTTDANERSVGNANTTYQLVAGERRWRAHKLLGRQEIKAIVIEATDEEMASLALAENFDREDLTAYEIALAIRNTEAAFPNRKSLASALGINRSDLYDYLAYFSLPAFVVNDLEAEPGLLGRAAAKDIKVAIDKYGRKAEDALRHLWPRVKSGDLDQGKIASLIETSISRGSQAPIQRDIRKLFIGKEQAGSIMRDSGKLKIEIKASALTPEREAELRRFVEGMFRKEESQQPGT; encoded by the coding sequence ATGAGTTCCCGTATCGAAAAAATGCTGGCCAAAACGCAGGGAATCCGCGCAGCTAAGGACATCCCGGAAGCTGAAGTGGTTCGTTCTGCAGCGCCCAAAACAGCGGTTGGCACCATGGCGGCATGGCGGGCAAGCCAGGCCAGGATTGAAGAGCTTGAGAAACAGTTGGCCGCCGGCAAGATTGAAGCCATGCTTCCTGTTGCTGCCATCTTTCCCAACCCCTGGCAGCCCAGGCGTGTTTTCGATGAAGCTGAAATTCAGAAGCTGGCCGGCAGCATCGCCGAAATTGGACTAATACAGCCAGTGATCGTTCGTTGTGTTGGCAATACCAACACAAATGTTGATAGCCAGAAAGGTGTTGGCAATACCAACACAACTGACGCGAATGAAAGAAGTGTTGGTAATGCCAACACGACTTACCAGCTCGTTGCTGGCGAACGACGTTGGCGAGCACACAAGTTACTTGGAAGGCAAGAGATCAAAGCCATTGTGATCGAAGCGACTGATGAAGAAATGGCGTCACTCGCGCTGGCGGAGAACTTCGATCGAGAGGATTTGACTGCTTATGAGATTGCCTTGGCGATCAGGAATACCGAAGCTGCATTCCCGAACAGAAAAAGCTTAGCATCAGCACTAGGTATTAACCGCTCGGATCTTTATGACTACCTTGCGTACTTTTCCTTACCGGCGTTTGTCGTCAACGATCTAGAGGCTGAGCCGGGCCTGCTTGGGCGAGCAGCTGCCAAGGACATCAAGGTTGCCATCGATAAGTACGGAAGAAAGGCCGAGGACGCACTTCGCCACTTATGGCCCCGCGTCAAATCCGGCGACCTAGACCAAGGCAAGATCGCATCGCTCATTGAGACATCCATTTCCCGTGGTAGCCAAGCCCCGATTCAGCGCGATATCAGAAAGCTTTTCATTGGCAAAGAGCAGGCCGGCAGTATTATGAGGGATTCCGGGAAACTAAAGATCGAAATCAAGGCGTCAGCACTGACCCCGGAACGAGAAGCAGAGCTTAGACGATTCGTAGAAGGGATGTTTAGGAAAGAGGAATCGCAGCAACCTGGTACGTAA
- a CDS encoding tyrosine-type recombinase/integrase translates to MSKRKAKTPSVDGAVPPIRANPPLAPVRGGGSTRAVMFLQRQLIAAETDEQAIEAWLLQCSSPATAANYRKEADRFLMWIKARGRDLRTLVVEDLAAYSSFLSRLDKLTPEDAEQWISSRRWPKTDIRWRPFQGPLSKASQRQALVAIGAMLRWLEKTGYVDRSPATLMKIAKVRKRKVDRYLPWEAIGHLLNAADRLPEKNTEQRLYKIRMRFLVCLFSLTGARLSDLPSATMASIHRNPDGLWWWSVTGKGDKDEEVPVPRDLLTEFMKYRASMRMPELPTADDDSPLVPSLRGGGPAAESTIYVALKKLFKQAAFLARESDPDLGDRLDVASPHWLRHTALTHQADMKMDLRWIQANARHEDINTTMGYLHQDDRDRHRETDRVMKLDSVQEK, encoded by the coding sequence ATGAGCAAACGAAAAGCCAAAACACCATCGGTGGATGGTGCCGTGCCGCCTATCCGGGCAAACCCTCCCCTCGCACCGGTCCGGGGTGGCGGTAGCACACGCGCGGTCATGTTCCTGCAGCGGCAGCTAATCGCCGCGGAGACCGATGAGCAGGCCATCGAAGCATGGCTGCTGCAATGCTCTTCCCCTGCAACCGCTGCGAATTACCGAAAGGAAGCTGATCGGTTCCTTATGTGGATCAAGGCTCGCGGCCGCGACCTTCGGACGCTGGTGGTAGAAGACTTGGCTGCGTACAGCAGTTTTCTGAGCCGTCTTGATAAATTGACTCCTGAAGACGCGGAACAGTGGATCTCGTCTCGTCGCTGGCCAAAGACAGACATCCGCTGGCGCCCGTTCCAAGGCCCACTATCAAAGGCCAGTCAGCGACAGGCCTTGGTAGCCATCGGCGCTATGTTGCGCTGGCTGGAAAAAACAGGGTATGTGGACCGCTCGCCGGCGACACTAATGAAGATCGCCAAAGTGCGTAAGCGCAAGGTCGATCGTTATCTTCCTTGGGAGGCGATTGGACATTTACTGAACGCTGCCGATCGGTTGCCAGAGAAAAACACTGAGCAGCGCCTCTACAAAATCCGGATGCGCTTCCTGGTCTGTCTGTTCTCGCTAACCGGTGCTCGTCTCTCAGATTTGCCTTCGGCCACTATGGCAAGCATACACCGCAATCCAGATGGACTATGGTGGTGGTCGGTGACAGGTAAAGGAGACAAGGACGAAGAGGTGCCAGTCCCTAGAGATCTTCTCACGGAATTCATGAAATACCGGGCATCCATGAGGATGCCTGAGCTTCCCACTGCAGATGATGACAGCCCGCTTGTTCCATCTCTCCGAGGTGGCGGACCTGCAGCTGAGAGCACTATTTACGTAGCCCTCAAAAAACTATTCAAACAGGCTGCCTTCCTTGCCAGGGAAAGCGATCCTGATCTCGGAGACCGCCTCGATGTCGCCTCGCCTCACTGGCTAAGGCACACGGCGCTCACCCATCAGGCTGACATGAAGATGGATTTGCGATGGATTCAAGCTAATGCCCGCCATGAGGATATCAATACCACGATGGGCTATCTGCACCAGGACGATCGTGATCGCCACCGCGAAACTGACCGCGTGATGAAGCTGGACTCAGTTCAGGAAAAATAG
- a CDS encoding DNA-binding protein, with the protein MSRDSGVTFDHVRRACYEILSRGERPSRPAVQELLATDRYIGRKGGNELVQKLINDFWKSMSKALQVPERTVDGVPAAFVPIIDKALGDMVAIARQIAADELADRTAALDARTREIQDSIQEARDAALAADQLRVRAEGELSAVQAHAKELRVSLGEAERKLADESAKVTALQKIISEKDAELRSQFASLDAANRALEQANEQHRRETHHLLRQLDNERQATQKEIQRLMDQMERFREETIAVRRESATLREEVSRLGAENAAGAAMRNAIEESLRDARARLEDTISKLEAAQQEATEMRVRYETAEQQRQETASLYASQAEEISELRKLVEQLQSNLAAERNLAAERASTRERE; encoded by the coding sequence ATGAGTCGTGATTCCGGCGTGACCTTCGATCATGTGCGGCGGGCCTGTTATGAGATTCTGAGTCGTGGCGAGCGGCCTTCCCGTCCTGCTGTCCAGGAATTGCTGGCCACCGACCGCTATATCGGGCGAAAAGGGGGCAATGAACTAGTCCAGAAACTCATAAATGATTTCTGGAAATCGATGTCCAAAGCCCTCCAGGTTCCCGAGAGGACAGTCGATGGCGTGCCGGCGGCGTTCGTGCCAATCATCGACAAGGCATTAGGCGACATGGTGGCCATCGCGCGGCAGATTGCTGCCGACGAACTTGCCGATCGGACAGCGGCGCTGGATGCACGGACAAGGGAAATTCAGGACTCGATCCAGGAAGCAAGGGATGCAGCTTTGGCTGCCGACCAGCTCCGGGTGCGTGCAGAAGGCGAGCTATCTGCCGTTCAAGCCCACGCCAAAGAGTTAAGAGTGAGTCTCGGCGAGGCAGAACGGAAGCTTGCCGATGAGTCGGCGAAGGTGACAGCGCTCCAGAAAATCATCTCAGAAAAAGACGCGGAGCTGCGGAGCCAGTTTGCCTCTCTCGATGCTGCAAACCGGGCGCTGGAGCAAGCCAATGAACAGCATAGACGGGAAACGCACCATCTGCTGCGGCAACTGGACAATGAGCGCCAGGCAACTCAGAAGGAAATCCAGCGGCTGATGGACCAGATGGAAAGGTTCAGGGAAGAAACGATAGCTGTCCGGCGGGAGTCAGCTACGCTGCGGGAAGAGGTCAGTAGGCTAGGTGCCGAGAACGCAGCGGGGGCAGCCATGCGAAATGCAATCGAAGAATCGTTGCGGGATGCCAGGGCACGGCTTGAAGATACCATCTCTAAGCTAGAGGCTGCCCAACAGGAGGCAACCGAGATGCGCGTCCGATACGAAACCGCCGAACAGCAACGACAAGAGACCGCCAGCCTGTATGCCTCTCAGGCGGAGGAGATTAGTGAACTCAGAAAATTAGTTGAACAACTTCAGTCCAACCTAGCTGCAGAGCGCAACCTAGCTGCAGAGCGCGCATCTACTAGGGAACGAGAGTGA
- a CDS encoding PaaX family transcriptional regulator, whose product MVVTIFGDVIIPHGGEVALVSLIEAASLVGISELAIRSAVNRLADDGWLVSEAHGRCSIFSISEQGFLRSIVPMRRVYQCPDVQWTGQWNILIAKEWDLERDVYAQASHDLQWAGYGRVCDNVFIRPQIDGDNMLCCAGSLLEKKVVCFMGSVKQCPINGRIEEVINRVWDISTVAARYMAFNDCYSPLLEELSKSPSMRSAQAFALRLFMMHDFRRIRIIDPLLPLSLLPRDWDGIKAFDLARKIYQALLPLSEHYITEFMNVRDGSMPAAQKSFYERFGGLSPT is encoded by the coding sequence ATGGTCGTTACCATTTTTGGTGATGTCATCATTCCTCATGGTGGAGAAGTAGCACTAGTCAGCCTTATAGAAGCTGCATCTCTGGTCGGTATTTCCGAGCTAGCCATTAGATCGGCAGTGAATCGACTGGCCGATGATGGATGGCTAGTGAGTGAGGCCCACGGGCGATGCTCAATCTTCAGCATATCGGAGCAGGGTTTCCTGCGATCAATTGTTCCGATGCGACGCGTCTATCAGTGCCCGGATGTTCAGTGGACGGGTCAGTGGAACATCCTGATCGCAAAAGAATGGGACCTTGAGCGCGACGTTTACGCGCAGGCATCGCATGATCTGCAATGGGCGGGCTATGGGCGCGTTTGCGATAACGTGTTCATCCGACCGCAGATTGATGGCGACAACATGCTTTGTTGCGCAGGTTCTCTCCTGGAGAAAAAAGTCGTTTGCTTTATGGGTTCCGTTAAGCAATGCCCAATAAATGGCAGGATTGAAGAGGTAATCAACCGCGTATGGGATATTTCTACCGTCGCCGCCCGCTATATGGCCTTCAATGACTGCTACTCTCCACTATTGGAGGAGTTGTCGAAGTCACCTTCCATGCGTTCGGCACAGGCGTTTGCATTACGGTTGTTCATGATGCATGACTTCCGCCGCATCAGAATCATAGATCCCCTATTGCCGTTGAGCCTGCTGCCGAGGGACTGGGATGGGATCAAAGCTTTTGATCTGGCGCGCAAGATCTATCAAGCGTTGTTGCCTCTTTCCGAGCACTACATCACCGAGTTCATGAACGTTCGTGACGGATCAATGCCGGCTGCCCAAAAATCGTTCTATGAGCGCTTCGGCGGTCTATCGCCGACATAG
- a CDS encoding L,D-transpeptidase Cds6 family protein, with protein MKLKLNPLQVQILIKLGTNREMPFDQLAKSLLPARELQGMSIAEWDNEIRLTIELLAVYRVIQIQNRQGVRFCVAPDFVCRWADTQRECSAISGKKGKPSIVIPLLTATALATATTGCNTFQALTQSTPAPVVKPYNPDGTQPPERIEQFYNNHTGSMVYRFCVGDECPSPTPKKPAQRKSVVTEINPDGTTTTVEQNAAFSKGETISPSRDPAETRKALRETLATPKTASNNATAAAIAAQLNEQRRAIQAAAGVEQSPASPVTAPKMSVKTLGEGSVPAPIKTPAPAAKPSVLDKFPVLPSSGIRVPESPSAKASVPSDPMLASTNTVMGRKAVGGVKADVRVAETPMTTSNPKTNKRVFPGKANAPSDAMESTAARVSGKTQAENFLLRWASKWSAKDADAYFRLYAKDFLPSYGQAKSLSTWEQQRRSVMTRPGTISVNVKIVNVEEKNDKTSVRFWQTYESKSFKSRVLKSIELVKVDGEWKIHRERLIPV; from the coding sequence ATGAAACTGAAGTTGAACCCCCTGCAAGTTCAAATCCTCATCAAACTGGGCACGAATCGGGAGATGCCTTTTGACCAGTTGGCCAAGTCCCTGCTGCCCGCTCGGGAGCTGCAGGGAATGTCCATTGCGGAATGGGACAACGAAATTCGTCTGACCATTGAGTTGCTCGCCGTTTATCGCGTGATCCAGATTCAAAACCGTCAGGGAGTGCGCTTTTGCGTCGCCCCGGACTTCGTTTGCCGTTGGGCCGATACGCAACGGGAATGCTCAGCTATCTCAGGAAAGAAAGGCAAGCCGTCGATCGTCATTCCTCTGCTGACCGCCACCGCGTTGGCCACTGCAACTACTGGCTGCAACACGTTCCAGGCGCTGACTCAATCGACACCAGCACCGGTGGTGAAGCCCTACAACCCCGATGGAACTCAGCCGCCAGAGCGCATCGAGCAGTTCTACAACAATCATACTGGCAGCATGGTCTATCGCTTCTGCGTGGGCGATGAGTGCCCCTCGCCGACGCCGAAAAAACCCGCCCAGAGAAAATCTGTCGTCACGGAGATCAATCCGGACGGCACAACAACCACCGTAGAACAGAACGCCGCGTTCTCGAAGGGAGAAACCATCTCCCCGAGCCGCGACCCGGCCGAAACCCGCAAGGCATTACGCGAAACGCTCGCCACTCCGAAGACGGCTTCCAACAATGCGACTGCCGCGGCTATTGCCGCGCAGCTCAACGAGCAACGCCGTGCCATTCAAGCCGCCGCAGGAGTCGAGCAAAGCCCAGCTTCACCTGTAACCGCCCCAAAAATGTCTGTGAAGACACTGGGAGAAGGGAGCGTCCCGGCTCCGATAAAAACCCCGGCGCCCGCAGCAAAGCCGTCCGTGCTGGATAAATTTCCGGTCCTGCCGTCTTCCGGCATCCGCGTCCCGGAATCCCCCTCGGCGAAGGCCTCGGTGCCCAGTGACCCCATGCTGGCCAGCACCAACACCGTCATGGGTCGCAAAGCCGTTGGTGGCGTGAAGGCAGATGTCCGGGTCGCCGAGACCCCCATGACCACCTCGAATCCGAAAACCAACAAAAGGGTGTTCCCGGGAAAAGCCAATGCCCCCTCCGACGCTATGGAGAGCACAGCGGCCCGCGTCAGCGGCAAAACTCAAGCTGAAAACTTCCTTCTTCGCTGGGCAAGCAAGTGGTCCGCAAAGGACGCCGATGCCTACTTCAGACTCTACGCGAAAGACTTCTTGCCAAGCTACGGCCAGGCCAAGAGTCTGTCGACCTGGGAACAGCAACGGCGCTCCGTCATGACTCGACCCGGCACGATCAGCGTCAACGTTAAGATCGTCAACGTCGAGGAAAAGAACGACAAAACGTCCGTCCGCTTCTGGCAGACCTACGAATCAAAGTCCTTCAAATCACGTGTGCTGAAGTCCATCGAACTGGTGAAGGTCGATGGTGAATGGAAAATTCACCGTGAACGCCTGATTCCGGTCTAA
- a CDS encoding tyrosine-type recombinase/integrase, translating into METANSTHTGSHAIKRQGPQQSHNHPLRKDFFDSLSYWLDSPSLAYSSWLSEQKLKDSTKTVYMAMFGRFCQWLNEQGRRLDQLEADDIRRFLDSANPNLPQSRKARTNSGRQRQQYVRQLEKVFAHLSSLGHSGTNPGRIAGYERIGTGSDKPTRFLNREETQRVIQLIQTELDELRQEEKSTDEWLKYRDIAMIGVMIGGGLKVSHIRRLTLNCMDMVEERIDLSQPGHAHRARLLAFAVPAVKAWLSVQEQMHGRKLEPTQKIFEADRSSGFGRNSKTVTLSASSIHRRTQRFLAMAGITGERASAQTLRNTYAGLLIDGGATDDHLVDYLGLQASVTAQRLRNAYARSQLRPAGGAHLSKDH; encoded by the coding sequence ATGGAAACGGCCAACTCGACCCATACCGGTAGCCATGCAATTAAGCGTCAAGGACCGCAGCAAAGCCACAATCATCCTCTTCGAAAGGACTTTTTCGATTCGCTTTCCTACTGGCTCGACTCACCTAGTCTTGCCTATTCCTCATGGTTATCTGAGCAAAAACTAAAAGACTCAACCAAAACTGTATACATGGCCATGTTTGGACGCTTCTGTCAGTGGCTAAACGAACAGGGAAGACGACTTGACCAACTAGAGGCTGACGACATTAGAAGATTCCTCGACAGTGCAAATCCAAACCTCCCTCAGAGCCGGAAAGCTCGCACCAACAGCGGCCGCCAGCGGCAACAGTACGTTCGCCAACTTGAAAAAGTCTTTGCTCATCTAAGCTCACTTGGTCACTCCGGCACCAACCCAGGCCGAATAGCAGGGTATGAGCGCATCGGCACCGGTTCAGATAAACCTACCCGATTCCTGAACCGAGAGGAAACCCAAAGAGTGATTCAGCTCATCCAGACAGAACTAGATGAGTTAAGACAAGAAGAGAAAAGCACAGACGAGTGGTTGAAATACCGAGACATCGCGATGATCGGAGTGATGATAGGAGGGGGACTCAAGGTGAGCCACATCAGACGCTTGACGCTTAATTGCATGGATATGGTGGAAGAGCGGATTGACCTCTCCCAACCAGGCCATGCTCACCGCGCCCGGCTGCTGGCCTTCGCCGTACCGGCCGTGAAAGCCTGGCTCTCCGTACAGGAACAGATGCACGGCCGCAAGCTGGAACCGACGCAGAAGATCTTCGAGGCCGACCGGTCCTCCGGCTTCGGTCGCAACAGCAAAACGGTGACTCTTTCGGCTTCCTCGATCCACCGCCGGACGCAACGGTTTCTGGCCATGGCCGGTATTACCGGCGAGCGCGCCAGCGCGCAGACCCTGCGTAACACCTACGCCGGTCTTCTGATCGACGGCGGTGCTACAGATGATCACCTCGTGGATTACCTCGGCCTGCAGGCCTCAGTGACAGCGCAACGCCTACGTAACGCATACGCCAGAAGCCAACTCAGGCCCGCTGGCGGCGCTCATCTCTCCAAGGATCACTGA
- a CDS encoding endonuclease domain-containing protein produces the protein MRLSLTEAKRLGLSVAPIPTTRGTNGRLRKGQMPEDILWMSVRSSYPEAVREYQGAVPGRRFRIDVALVDDKIAIECDGWQYHGKFKSAHATDRERQNLLAVEGWIVLRFTPGQIFKDLAGVTAIIEAAVKQRRALL, from the coding sequence ATGCGTCTTTCGCTGACCGAGGCCAAGCGTCTTGGCCTGAGCGTTGCCCCCATACCCACCACCAGAGGCACTAACGGCCGGCTCCGGAAGGGCCAGATGCCTGAAGACATTCTCTGGATGTCTGTCCGCTCGTCCTATCCGGAAGCCGTCCGCGAATACCAGGGCGCGGTCCCGGGACGGCGCTTTCGGATCGATGTGGCCTTGGTGGACGATAAGATCGCCATCGAGTGCGACGGCTGGCAGTACCACGGGAAGTTCAAGAGCGCCCATGCGACTGATCGGGAGCGCCAGAACCTCCTGGCGGTGGAGGGCTGGATTGTCCTGCGCTTCACCCCTGGCCAGATTTTCAAAGACCTTGCTGGCGTTACAGCGATCATCGAGGCTGCGGTCAAGCAGAGGAGAGCGCTTCTGTGA